In Schizosaccharomyces osmophilus chromosome 1, complete sequence, the genomic window CATTAAAGCTTCTGCGAATGACCTGGTCGATACTTTGATGAAATGTCAACCATCTTATATTCGTACGATCAAACCGAATCAAACGAAGTCACCCCAGGACTATGATACTCGTATAGTGTTACATCAAGTCAAGTATCTTGGTCTTCAGGAGAATATTCGTATTCGACGTGCTGGTTTCGCTTATCGTCAAGCGTTTGATACATTTGCCCAACgcttttctgttttgaGCGGTAAAACGAGTTATGCTGGCGAATACACTTGGCAAGGTGATGACAAAACTGCTTGCGAAcaaattttgaaggataCTAATATCCCCCCTACTGAATATCAGATGGGTACTAGTAAAGTGTTTGTAAAAAATCCTGAAACgctttttgctttggaGGACATGCGCGATAAATTTTGGGATAGTATGGCCGTAAGAATTCAACGGGCTTGGCGTGCTTACGTTAGAAGAAGGTCAGAAGCTGCTTCCTCTATACAGAAGCTATGGAATCGTAATAAAGTGAATGTTGAGCTTCAACGCGTTCGTGATGAAGGCTCAAAGCATTTACAAGGCAAGAAGGAGCGAAGAAGATATAGTATGTTAGGCTCTCGAAAGTTCTATGGTGATTACTTATCAGCCTCCAAGCCTAATGGTACTTTATGGAGTACTTGCGGCTTAAGTTCTAGTGATAGTGTGATTTTCTCCATGCGTTGCGAAGTACTCGTTCACAAATTAGGCCGTTCTTCTAAACCCTCTCCTCGCCAGCTTGTTTTAACGAAGAAGGCCCTATATCTGGTTATTACTAAAATTGTTGATCATCAACTTACTCAGCAggttgaaaagaaattttctgtttcttctaTCGATTCGGTCAATTTGACAAGCCTACAGGATGATTGGGTTGCTGTACGAAGCAAATCTAGTCCAGATGGTGATATGTTTTTGCgttgctttttcaaaactgAACTGGTTACAGTTCTTCGTAAAATAAATCGCCAAATTAAAGTTATTGTGGCCCCAACTATTGAATATTGTCGTAAACAAGGAAAGACTTTAATTGTTAAATCACAGAAGGAGGAAACAGCAAATGATTACGATTATTATAAGAGTAGCACTATCCGTGTTGGGACTGGTTTACCTCCTAATAGTGTCAGCAAACCGTTCCCTCGTCTTGCTACCGGTGTTTCTCCAGCCGTGAGACAGCCTCCTGCACAGGCAACTGCAAAACCAGCACCCGTCAAGAGAGCTGCTCAACCAAGACAGCAACCTCTACCTCAGCCTGTCAAGCAAAATAAGCCGCCCGCGCCAGTCTCTCAGGCGAAGACTACTCAACCATCTCCTCCCGCAGCCCCCAGTTTGTATGAAATTAACCAAACCACCCAAATATTTCCTGCGGAACAATCATCCTCTCCTTCGTCTGCTCCCCAGCCTATTGAATCTCCTGCCGCTACTAAGCCAACTGCCTTTGCGACACCCAGTCAAGCTCCTCGTGCTCCTCCACCACCAGCTCCCCCTGCTGCTCCTCAAAAACCCTTATACATTGCTTTGTATGATTTTGCCGGTCGAAGTGCTAATGAAATgtcaataaagaaagatgaGACACTTGAAATTGTACTTAAAGAGCCTAGTGGTTGGTGGCTTGCTGTCAAGAATGGATCAGAGGGATGGGTACCTGCAACATACGTAACTGAAAGCAAGGATAGTACAATGTCCGCCGAAACCCCAGTAAACAATGGTGATTCAAGTCCTGGTGTAAACAACTTAGCCGGTTCACTCGCCGATGCACTTCGTATGCGTGCGTCTGCTGTCCGCGGTAGtgatgatgaagaggaCTGGTAAAGGCTTCCTATGTACATATAATGATCTTTGAATTCTtgcaattgaaaacaaatatcaGCCCTTTACTATcatttttatgttttagATACTATAAAGTATTGCCATGTCAATTTATGAAATAAAtcgttttattttattagCGTACGTTGAGTAGAGAATTTTGAGCTAGCAAGCCAAGAACTAAAGCAGTTCTTAAAAAGTTTTCGCGTTTCGTTGTAAATCCAATACATAATTGAAAGTATATGGGGGTATTTCATTATCGTGCTATGAACGTAATCAGACGTAAACCCTTTAATGGAGAACCATTAAATTCCTTTGGCAACCGTGGAAAGAATAGCTTGTTTTAGCTTAGAACTACGGTCGAAGAGTGACATGCCGAGAGAGCGTACGGTGCTGACAACACAATTATCCAAAGCATATAGTTTATGAAACTTATCGGCGGTGCCAAGATAAACGTGATTCTTAAAGTACCGATTCTTAAAGTAAGGCTGAAGCGAGAACATACTACCAGGGTCTTGTCCGTGCTGGATAGCATAAGAAAGAGCGTTTGTTAAGGCTTCAGCATCTTGTATTCCAGTGTTCATTCCCTGTCCAGCAAGTGGATGAGTATTATGGGCAGCATCGCCACACAGCGCAACATTTTCCTTTACATACTCGTCAACATGAGCCATACGTAGAGGAAATGATGCGCGTGAATTAGGAACGATTTCTGTAATTTGAGGAGGCGTGTCAAATGATAAAGAACGTCTCTTAGTTTCAATCCTCCAGTCTAGCtgcttttctaaattttttggcTTACTAACGTCCATCTTAAAGAGATAATCTAAATCAACCTGATCTAAGAGAAACGCAGCgttcaaaaatttgacAAATATAGGCTCTGGTAAGGCAAGCAACTTTTTTGCTAGTTCTGAATATATAGACCAAACGAAAGTAGCATTGTCTCCGGGAAGAGGGAGGTATGCCAAAGGACCCGTAGGCAGAAAGCGCTGAAAAGCAACCGAAGGCAAATTATTTTGGGATACCCGTAAAGTTCCAACGACGCCGTGAGCAAGATATGCCCAACCAGGCATTTCTATTTTAGCGAATCGGCGGACTATAGAGTTTCTTCCATCGGCCCCAACCAGCAATCGTGTGCGAAGTACTCCATGAGTTGATGTGTGTATGCAAGGTGTGTTTGTGTGTTCATCTCTTGTTATTCCCTCAATATTGCAAGGGACtaagaaatcaaaattgTCTTGATGGAgatcctttctttttaggATTGATCGTAATAAACCGTATTGTAAGTTTACATTTTCCGCCATGAAAGCCATCGGCTCAGTATCCTTTGTTTGATCAAattgtatttttgaattagTTATCCCATCGTAAGCAACGATATGTTGAAAGGGATGTAATCTTTCTCTGCGCATCAGATCCCAAGCtccaattctttcaaagaatttgCGACTGCGAGACATCACGGATACACAGCGATTCGAATATGAAGTGGGATTCCAATCCTGAATCTTCATAGTGTTCTGGTTGTCTAAAATAGCTACCTTTAATGACCGTGTATGAGGATTAGTTTGTAATCCCGCAGCTAAGGCCAGTCCGACGGGACCCGTTCCGACAATAGTAATATCGAAATCGCTTTTTCGTGTGTTCGTCTGGGAAGCAAACCCACGAATTACTTCGGGAGAAACTCGTAAAGCAGTACTAGACATTCGCATCATGGCAGGGTACAATATtattaaatgaagaaaaggctttTGATTAATGctttacttttgaaattctttaTAGGGTTACTTTCTCCAATTTAATACATATCGATGGGGGTTGTAGGTTCTGTGCAATCGTATGTTCGTAGTGTTCAGTTCTTCTGAGAAGTAactatttaaaaatgattGATGAGAGGGCTAACAGTCATACTGAATTCGCTCATAGTATTTAGtattcaatattttttgacattCAACGGATTATAGTTTTTCTCTGTATTTATGATTGTTTACACGACGAATGCTGAGTTCTTACATCAGCCTTTGGTATGTAACATCTTCATCGTGGAGAACTGGTAATTACCATTCAAAGAAACTGTCATAGATGAACTACTTATATTTATACCCAAGACCTTAAATTTATAGGATCCTGCTTGTACAATACATGTTTTCCCTATACTACAAGACGGACGTACAGCATTATGGAGTATAATAATTATAACTAATATATTGAAcgaataataaataaagaaccTTTGCTAAATTAGAAAATCGAGCATGTAAGAATAGAGACATGAGAGACCTTCAACGAAATCTGAAGGAAGAGAAGCATATGCATAGTAAATAATGCTTAACAAGCCAATGTAACATCAACAATTaatcataaaacaaataaaagtatAACATAAACAATTATCGACAAACGTAAATAAAGTTTGTGAATGTAGAGTCAAAATCCATAAACAAAGagtgtttgtttacctttcgtttttgtttatatacTGTTTACCAAGGATTTGAATTGGCCAAAACCCAACCTcatttcaagaaaaaggcAGGAATaatccttccttttcttttcttctttttggataacttttttttttttggtacgTGGGCTGCAAGTTCCGAAGATAATGGGGATGTCGAAACCGGTTGCCAGTAATACCGACATGAAACAAGAAAGTCGTGACGATTTACAGGTTCAGCATCAGATTAATTGTAACGAATTACAAGATCAAAATGATGCTGGCTTCTATTTGCAGACCAACGAAGGTGATCTGCCTGGCTTAACTGGAAATCAGATAAAAAAGCCATTGACGAGCAACTCGTCAATAAAGGAAGATCCCTGCGTATCTGAGAAACCAAAACtttatgaaaatgatgaagaaagacAATCAGAATATTATCCTTCCGATTCTGAAAACCAGCTCGCTCGTAGTTTACACAGcgaagcttttcaaaaaccCGATGATGTGAAAGGACAACACTTACAAGTCTATACTCAAGAATTCCATGTCCAAACTCCTTTAACTCCACAGTCCGTCACAGATAGAACTGTTGTATCGCCAACCGATGATATATCCCCTACTGAATCAGTAGTTTCAACGAAACCAGATTCAGTTTTTCCAAACAGACAAGGGCATTTTGCATCAGGATCGGAAAGTAGTTCTGTGTTCATTTGTTTGTACCACAAGCAGTATGGCAAGTGGCATCTGAAAATGAGTGACGAGGATGATAATCAGGCAGTCGAAGCGTATGCTCAACATTTCAGCAGCGAAAACCGTCCttctattttctatttgtttCGAGGTATTTCGTTTGGTCCGGAATATGACTATGTATTACGCCCCAAAAATTGGTGGAATCCCATGAGCGAAAAAGTTATGCGAAAGGAGGTAGTAGTTCGAAAAATCGACACTCAACCAGGATGTCGATCTGTATACGAACGCTATCATCAAAATAAAGTTCAGGGAGGTGAAGATTTATTAATTGTACCAGTATATGGATTAAATATATGGATTGTCTCCTTAATAGTTGCAAGCGCTGCTGGATCAGTGATAATTGGCTTATGGATGCGGCTTTCAGATCCCTTTTTTGCACATGGAATGCTTCTCAACCTCGGACTAGGAAGTATTGGTAGTTTCTTATACTTGCTTTCGAACACTTGGTGCAGATAAAGTATTGTTTAGAATCCACACTTCTCCATTGCTTGCTCTTTTGATAGAAAGCACTTGTACTGAATCATTTAGGTAAAGaatatctttttgtttaatgaCATTTATGGTTGATCCACTTAATGACTTACATTCTCCATTACCATGAGAAGGATTCACAGAGACAAAGTGGGATTTAATGAAATGATGCAAATTTCCTTGAGCTTGTTCTTCAGTGATGTGAACTGGCTCAGAAGGCATCTCAAACTTAGCTTCCAATGTATCCAATTTCCATGGCTTTactttcaaattttgaaatgcCAAATCCGTGGGTACCAAAACCGTAGTATGTTCATCACTACTTTTAAGTCTTTCAACAAGCTCAGGAAATTGCATAAGAATGTCTGAAAAAATATTGCAATCCCTTGAACCAGCTAGTAGCTCAAATAAACGAGGTTGGTGAGTAGCTTGCATTTGGAAAGGCTTTTGATGAAACGAAACAGCGGTTGCGATATGTATAAACGTAGACAAGAAGAACACTTTAAAGATAAAGTAGGACAATAATTTCATGCTAGGATCGTGTAGTTTTATAACGAAACAAAAGGCAATATATTATCGCTATAGCTTATTAATGGGGAATTGATAAATCCACTGAGAAGAAACCGTCTCAAAAGGTTGCTAATTGCTtaagaaaaacaattgtcCGAATATACAGTAGCTGAATGAAAAACTGTTTCGATAAAGATAGATGAAACAattatgaataaaaaacagCAGTTGTAATGAAGCTTACTTTAGAGAATTTGactaaagaaaattaaagtAAAGATTTGTTGAAGTGACGATTACAAGAAGCGTTATTGACCATTATATTATATTGGAGATATACTATGATTAACAGCAGCCTGTGTCCGATGTTTTCTAGaggaaatttctttttaattgaTTCTATTAATTCTTTATCTTATGTGGTTTCAGTGTTATATTAAAAGGCTTACCAAACACCTTCTTACTCGAGATTCACCACAAACATTAGGTATTTTGCCAGaataatccaaaaataaagaggaATCTAAGAATATATTATCGAATTCACTGCCGATTGAAAATCCTTTCGGAAAAGTATCTTTAAGCGTCAGTGATCGAAGTTAGAACGTCGTGACCTAAACCATATATTGAGCCAGTATTCAGGTTTCGCGTTTTCACTGCATCTTTTGTAAGAAATACCGTTTACGAAAGAGTTcgataaaaataaaattggCGTTGGAAACCTTCAGAGCCTACTTATTGAGGAACAACTTCTGTTTCGtcaaagtaaaaaataattgacTACTGGCAAGTGAGGTACCTGAAAGACAAgtaaaagaggaaaagaattacAATGTTTGAATGATGGAACTATCTCCAAAGGATGATATTACTGATGTATTGAATAATGGACCGTCGCAATCAGCGGATCCTTCTTTATGGGCAATATTCGGACAACACTCGATGGAAGATTCAAGTGAAAGACGAAATGTTGGTTCTGAAGTAGATAATAGTATTTTTGACCTTAGCCAGTTAAATGAACATCAATTGGCCTCCTCCGTACCCAACCCCATGGGCTTGTCGAGCCATGATGGTCTAATAGCCAAAAATCTTGAAGGAGCAGATTCCTCTGGTAAGCAAGACGCATCTCTGCTTAGCCAGCATATGCTAAACGCCGAAACGGGGCCCAAAACCATGGAGGCGAAAGGTCGAAAATCCATGAATGGCATTCGTAAAGGTAAACGCATTTCTGCTACTGCAAATTCTCTTGAACGTAATGGGACACAATTTGTCTCAAATGAGGCTCCAATCGCCGTGAAGTCTAGCATTCCTGCGCTTCCAAGGACTACCTACGAAAGACTCTGTTACGAGTCAGCAATTGCCAGTGGATTATCTCCTAATTCTCTCTCAAACGATGAAGTAGAGTTACTTTCCGAAATTTTAGATAATCCATCTTGGCTGTCTCTTTATCTAAAAATACGCAATGGCATATGCTATCTTTGGCATAGAAATCCGACACTATTTGTATCCTTTAATGAAGCTTTGGGTATTGTTCGAGACAAGATGGCATTTCCTCTGGCATCCTTGGCTTTTGAGTTTTTAACGCGAAACGGTTATATTAATTATGGGTCACTGGATATTGCTCATAATGTACAACCAGGAGAAAATCTTCCTCAAAAAACAGTAGCTATTGTTGGAGCTGGTATGGCTGGGATAAGTTGCGCACGCCAATTGGCAAATTTATTCGCGCAATACGAACAAGACTTTGCATCACGAGGCGAAAAGCCGCCCCAATTGATTCTTTACGAGGCGTCAAGTCGTTTAGGAGGTCATGTTTTTTCCCATGGAATATCTTTGCATGAATTGTTaagtgaagaagaacagaTCGGACTCCAAACAGATGCACTACAAACATGCATGGTGAATTTGTCTTCTGATTTTCTCTATGGCTGTCcgtttttagaaaatgatCCTTTACACATTATTGTCTCGCAGCAACTTTCATTAGAGGAAGTTGTACGCCAGAAGCAGAATCTCGCTTTATATGATTCGGGAGCAGGTCGGATAGATCAAAGGCATATAGACAGAATTTTACTGTTATTTCGCTCTCTACTtgattatttcttttcaatgaaGAACGATCAGCTTTTGAATATAGTGTCTTCTCCCAAACAAAAGTTTATTCTCACTTTACAGAATTTGGATTGGCATTTAGTTGGTGATGTCCCCTTGTCTTGTCACGACTCgttaaaaagctttttagaGGATTCCTTCAGAAATCTCAATCATTTACTGCACTTTTCCATTGCAGAAACCAGAGTTTTTGAGTGGTGCGTTGAGTACCTAAAACAAACGACTTGCGTGCCGTTAGAATTAATAAAACCGACATCTTTCAATTCTGTTAGCTTTCCTTTCGGTGAAACTGTTCCCTCGTatgcaataaaaaatggcaTGTCAACTTTAATAGAAGCGCTAGCTACGACTCCTAGTCCTTTACCTGTTATATTTGATCATACTGTCCAGTCAGTCAATTTACATGATCAGAAAGCTCACCTCTCATTTACAAATGACACATCTGTAACTGTTGATAAGGTGGTGATGTGTCTACCTATCGATAAATATCGAAATTCTACCGTTTCATTTGGACCAGCAATATCAGAGCATAAAATCAATGCTTTGAATAAGTGCTATATGCCAAATCGTAAAAAAGTGGTTTTCCTGTTTAAAACCCAGTTTTGGGAACTTAACAGTAGTATTTTTGGGTCTTTGACTTCTAGTAAGAAAAACTATATTTTTAACGATTGTTCAGACATATATGGATTCCCATCATTAAGCGTGTATGTGGATATTGGTGCAAATCAACGGATTGTTGGTAGAGACATCGTCCATGATATTCTTTTAGAACTTGGCAATATTTTTAAGCTGGAGAATTTGCAACCATTGAGGACTGTTATAACCAACTGGGAAAGTAATGTATTTTTGAATCACTCTTCTTATGCTATCTCGCCTGAAGCATCGTCAGAAGATTATTCTATATTGAGAGAGAGTATGGGCGATATTGTATATTTTGCCAGCGAAGCGTTGTCAAAAGAGCATTCTGGAACTTTACGAGGGGCTTTTCAGTCTGGTCTACTGGCTGCTAAAGATATTCTTAGCTCTTTAATCGGAGATGTTGCCGTTCCTAATACTTTAATAgtggaagaaaaacttgACGGTTCCGAATCTAGCCGTAAACGACCAGCAGGACAGGTGTATGACACTAGAAGGGAAGATaatgatgatgataaaGCCCTCAATTATTACCACGATTACCTTAGATTAAGGAAGCAGAggcttgaaaaagaagagcaagaaTGCGAGCTTTTAATAGCTGAGCTGCTTGGCACTCGCCCCACTGCCCCTACCAGACCAAGTGCCAATCCATACTTAATATACCAAAAAACTCAATGGCATGTGTGCAGAGCTCTGGCAGAtcaggaaaagcaaagaagtACCGGCGACCATGAAGCACGTGCTactaaaaatgaaatcagGGCAAAGCTTGGGAAGACTTGGAGAGCTCTCGATGATTTAGGAAAACAACCATGGGTTGATGAAGTTACTGCTAGGAGAGCGAATTATTCCAGTCGTTTGGAAGAGTATCAAAGACAAATAAATGCCTATAATGTTCGCGCTGCCCAAATTCGTGATGAACATCTTCGCAAGTGTGAATCTCAGCCTCTTCCCGAGGAAGAAGCAAGGTTAAAGATTCTTTcacaagaagaagatgagcGTGCCCAAAAGCGTCGACTTTTAGAAAATACAACATTGAACGATAGTGACGAGGAATATCGAGAAGATATGGATTATGAAGAACAATTTGATGATAATTTTTCTGATACGTTCACATAACTACATTAgtcaattaaaaaatatacgCATGGGTTTCTGGTGCaagatatttttgaaaaaaagacgATCGAAATTTatctacaaaaaaatttaattaatgTTTATATCCCATCCTTGtgtagaaaagaatttttttttttttttttttttttttatatattttgtttttgtttgatattCCTAAGTAAACTTAATGTTTTATCGAGGTCACTACACAGTACTGGGcataaaaccaaattaACTAAAAATAGTCACCCTAATAGAAGTACATTacaaaaattagaaatGTCAAAGAAAGCTTTGTCCCAGTTATCGTTTGACCCTCCTGAATCCTTGGACAAGGATCAAGTCGTTGCTAAAGTACTGCAACTTAGGGGTTCAGCATTATTCACTGTTTGTGAACCCAATGGAAACGAATTACTCGTTGAAATACCTGCAAAATATCGGAGCAAAGCATGGATTAAACGGGGTGGATATGTTGTAGTGGACAAGTCTGAATTTACTGATcagcaaaacaaaatcgaTGGTTCTATTGTATACGTGGTTCAGCACCCGTTAAAGAATTGGGAGAAGCAATCTTACTGGTAAGTTTTATTGATACCTACACAAATATCTAACAACTGCTAGGCCTAAAGAGTTTGTCAATAATACCGCTGCAGAGATCGATGAAAGTAGCAGTAGTGAAAGTGCCGAGGAGAGTGATTGATACGTTTATTTCTTGGACAAAAACTTATTTTATTAACCTTACCATATAGTTATTTTGGTTGCTTAATAGAACTGAAATACACACTCCAGAATCTAAAATCATAACTTATAGTACTACCAATAGCATTTGACTCATAAATGATTCCATCAGTAACTTCTCTTATCGTAAAGGAATTATAGATTACTTAAATAGTTACCAAGCGTTTGCTTTATAGCAATCCTAAACGTGTTAATAATTTGCCTGACCAATAACCGTATAAACTTACCTCCCCATAAAAGGCAAGGACAATGGTTCTATCATCAAATTTAAAACCTCGCATTTCTTGCATGGCAGCTTCCGCCGATTCAATATCAGCAAATCTGACGTACACTTTTCCAATGCCGAGGGAAGGAGTGTCAGAAAAACCTTTTTGCTGGGGAATCTTAATGTCTAagatttttccaaattggGATAATTGAGTACCAACAGCTTCTTGAATTTCTAAAACTAAGTTAATAGataatattcaaaatctttGCACTTACCTTCGCATTCTCGAGGATCAGTAGCTTCGTTCTCCGTTACCACATTATGAATTTGTAACACAGGTGTGGCCTGGATTCTGGGTTCACTTTTAGCTAATTCTGTTAAAGCAACCATTCCTACATTAGATTCGGGTATCTTTTGGTTTAAACCCACGCAGGAAAAGCCAACgctaatttttttgtcgTTAAATTCCATCCCGTCCAAATTTTGGATTGCCTTTCCTGTATTCTCAGGGTCGCTGTATTCACAAAATCCAAAACCCTTAGAGGATTCGTCTGCAACATTTTTTATCAATTGGAAGCTCAATAACTCTCCAAACGGTTTAAATAGCTCGATTACACTTTGTTCGTTTAAGTTAGAAGGGAAGTTGGTAAAATAGACTTTATCCTTGGAATCCAATACTTCATTTTGCGTAAAGTCCAAGCTTCTTTGATTTGCAGTCTCATGTGTAATTTGTGGAACAATATAGTTTTTAATCCTGTTAAAAGTTATTGATATATCAGGAGCATATTGGGCGGTATGTAAGCCCCATAAAAATGTAGCGTCTTCTGGTTTTGACAATTCTAAAATTGCATAATTATCCTCTTTGCAAAAATAAGCATTCGAAAAATGACGTGTTTCTGGCTTATGGTATGTTGTGGATATAAACAAATCTTCAATAAATGGCTTGAACGTATTTATGTCAAAATCTGATGGAAGATTGGAAACAACTAATCTTCGAGCTTGACGACTAGCACCAGGTTGCAAGGGAGGAGGTGGTGCCATGATACTTCCTGCCGCCGATCGAGCAAACTCAAGAAGCTTTTCAGGATCACTATTAGCAGTACGAGGTGCACCAGGAAGAGGAAATAAACCAGACATTTTAGCTTGGTCAGCAGTTACTAACTCATAGCCTGGGGGCTTGATATCCCATTGAGAATTTTGACGAACCCATTCGTTAATTGGCTTCACATCCCTAAGCTGCTCTAACTCGCGTTCTATAGACTGCAGATTACGGGATCTACTTGCTGGCGGGCTCACGCTTTTGCGTCTAGACGATTGTCTTGAAGAATAGTAATCGTGGTCATCATAACGTCTTCTCTTTGGTCGTTCGTCGTCTCTGGGGCTTCTCTCTCTATACTCTCTAGGTCGTCGATAATCATGGTCATCTCTGTGACGGCGTCGATAATCATCTCGATAATGACTTCGTTCTGTGTCACGAGAGGAATATCTATCCATGCGCCCAACACTTTCATCTCGAGG contains:
- the tif1102 gene encoding translation initiation factor eIF1A-like — encoded protein: MSKKALSQLSFDPPESLDKDQVVAKVLQLRGSALFTVCEPNGNELLVEIPAKYRSKAWIKRGGYVVVDKSEFTDQQNKIDGSIVYVVQHPLKNWEKQSYWPKEFVNNTAAEIDESSSSESAEESD
- the prp2 gene encoding U2 small nuclear RNA auxiliary factor small subunit, U2AF-59 translates to MDLSSRISESRSLRRSRDPRDESVGRMDRYSSRDTERSHYRDDYRRRHRDDHDYRRPREYRERSPRDDERPKRRRYDDHDYYSSRQSSRRKSVSPPASRSRNLQSIERELEQLRDVKPINEWVRQNSQWDIKPPGYELVTADQAKMSGLFPLPGAPRTANSDPEKLLEFARSAAGSIMAPPPPLQPGASRQARRLVVSNLPSDFDINTFKPFIEDLFISTTYHKPETRHFSNAYFCKEDNYAILELSKPEDATFLWGLHTAQYAPDISITFNRIKNYIVPQITHETANQRSLDFTQNEVLDSKDKVYFTNFPSNLNEQSVIELFKPFGELLSFQLIKNVADESSKGFGFCEYSDPENTGKAIQNLDGMEFNDKKISVGFSCVGLNQKIPESNVGMVALTELAKSEPRIQATPVLQIHNVVTENEATDPRECEEIQEAVGTQLSQFGKILDIKIPQQKGFSDTPSLGIGKVYVRFADIESAEAAMQEMRGFKFDDRTIVLAFYGEDCYKANAW